A stretch of DNA from Kazachstania africana CBS 2517 chromosome 3, complete genome:
CCAATTTTCGGCGGATGGGGATATAACTTTACCATTGGATGGACGAATCCACTCTCTCAAGTTTTACGCAAGGACCCCACTGATGATGATACCTACATTCTCTGTATTACTTCTTTGAATGGTCCATCATCTGCTACTTACGATTTCGCTCACGTTACCATTTACTTACCTGAAGGTGTAGAATATGTTGATGTCGGCACTGCGCTTCCATTTGATGAGGCTACAGTTGAGCCAGAATATTCTTTCTTCGATTTACAAGATGGCCATCAAAAGATCACTTTTAACTTCAAAAACTTATTTGACGAATTAGGTAAAGGTGAAGTGttaatcaaatataaataccCAAAAACAGCCATGTATAAAAAACCATTATCTATTGCCTGCTATTGGTTTATTGGCTTGTTAAGTTTCTTCGTTTTGAAGAATGTTAATATTGGTATTTACTAGAAGAAGACAAAAACCTCGAAATATCTGTATGTATTCtctttatttcttttgcCTGTAAAGTATTTTCCCAAGATTAAATAATTACAATTTACTTTATGCTATATACCTTTCCATAtacatttttcaagaatatcATAACTTTTGGTACTAGTAGTCTTGATAAATCCCATATGCTCGAAATCGTATATTGCCTGCATAAACAAAAtcagagaaattttatcgAATATTgcgtcatcatcattgttGGAAACGAAGTCTAGAATTTCTGTCTCTTCTTCACCAAATTGTTTAGCatccttcaaaaattgaattacaTCATTTCTCGGCAGAATTTCTCTGAATGCAATATAAAAATCGTAGATATTAATCATCGAATTTGCTTCTCGATATAACTTGAATACTTCACTAACAATTGGTCCACAAACTCTCTCATTCATTAAATCTGTTCCAACATgtggtaaaattttttcccAATTTAATAAAGTCTCCTCCATGTTAGTTTTATAGTAAGGTAACAATGAAGTTGTTAATAAACCGTTGCTATTATCCAGGGTGAAGAGTTCTTGGAAAATTGTGTCTATTGGTTCAAAAGAGAGATCCTTCAAATATTCGTTACACGAAGGCCACATGCTTAGatattcattcaaattacCCGTCAACAAATTGTAGTACAATTCAATTAAgttgtaattttttatattcaaagtatcttccaaaaattgtGAAACAAATTTTGCATGCCCAATTACAGGATTATCCCTTACAAGAAATTCCACGAAAAACTCTTCTAATTTGCCATTAGTATTATTTAGAAGGCTTGAAATTTCAGAGGATGtgacattttctttgatcaAACCGTCAATGAAAAACATAAATGTTGGACATTTAGctaataattcaaaatagtaatcatttaaaaattcaatattaacAGGATCAATGAAAATCGAAAATggattttgataaaaatatgacattaaagaaaaatcaagtATCTTTGTTAataattgtaaattatGATTGGTATTGTTGGACATCTTATcgataatgaatttaacAAATCTTGAAGACAAGTTCAATTTACCATCAACCGTGTCTaagaaactttgaaaaattctattACCATATTTGTAGCCTTTATTGCTGGATACATCTAATATGTGATAATTTCTCTTCAATAATCTTATTGTTGATTGCTTCatgtttttttcaaagttacTCAAATTTGTGTTGACATTGAACACTAAACTGATTTTAACATGCTCATTTTTTAACGCATTTTTTAGTAAGATCAAGAAATCATCTAAAATGTTGAAACTAAATGAATCAACATCCTTGAACATGAATAccatattcaaatttttaccaaaaagcttcttgaaattttctacCAGAGTCAAATCGTAGGAAACATCACCATTTCcatcttcttgttcttccaCATCCTCGGCACAATCATCATCATgatcctcttcttcctttttaaTGGTTGAAAGTTGGTTAGATGCATTTTCTGCAATCGAGACTAGTTTAAACATGGATCTCCTCAGCATCATCCTAACATTCGGAGATTCTTTTGGGCTCAGATCAATCAGGGTATTGAGTGTGTCAGCTGTTTGTTCTGggaattcaattttaatacTGCTATCAGACCCCAT
This window harbors:
- the ORC3 gene encoding origin recognition complex subunit 3 (similar to Saccharomyces cerevisiae ORC3 (YLL004W); ancestral locus Anc_5.213), giving the protein MNIADFADAQKSHNVIFPKFDGLDDDIDEDTPFVKLLDGKETSDAMMKRWNLYHQLHSHFHTQVDNIVSNIEHDLKSEISSILFNDDEPRQQFFKSLFLMGSDSSIKIEFPEQTADTLNTLIDLSPKESPNVRMMLRRSMFKLVSIAENASNQLSTIKKEEEDHDDDCAEDVEEQEDGNGDVSYDLTLVENFKKLFGKNLNMVFMFKDVDSFSFNILDDFLILLKNALKNEHVKISLVFNVNTNLSNFEKNMKQSTIRLLKRNYHILDVSSNKGYKYGNRIFQSFLDTVDGKLNLSSRFVKFIIDKMSNNTNHNLQLLTKILDFSLMSYFYQNPFSIFIDPVNIEFLNDYYFELLAKCPTFMFFIDGLIKENVTSSEISSLLNNTNGKLEEFFVEFLVRDNPVIGHAKFVSQFLEDTLNIKNYNLIELYYNLLTGNLNEYLSMWPSCNEYLKDLSFEPIDTIFQELFTLDNSNGLLTTSLLPYYKTNMEETLLNWEKILPHVGTDLMNERVCGPIVSEVFKLYREANSMINIYDFYIAFREILPRNDVIQFLKDAKQFGEEETEILDFVSNNDDDAIFDKISLILFMQAIYDFEHMGFIKTTSTKSYDILEKCIWKGI